A window of the bacterium genome harbors these coding sequences:
- a CDS encoding PD-(D/E)XK nuclease family transposase, whose product MQFLDVKTDFAFKKVFGSEESKDILIS is encoded by the coding sequence ATGCAATTTTTAGATGTCAAAACAGACTTTGCTTTCAAAAAGGTTTTTGGCTCAGAAGAGAGCAAAGATATCTTAATAAGC